The Endozoicomonas sp. 4G DNA segment GATCCTGGTGGTACTCAAATAGCGAATATGCGCATCTCAACAACCGGGTTGGAGTCGCCTTATTCTTCTGAGTAAACGTAGTACGTTCATCTGAGACAGGATTTTAAGATTTTACTGGAGCATTTGGAGTTCGCATGAATATCAATGCAACTATCATCGGCCAGACGATTGCTTTTGCTGTTTTTGTCTGGTTCTGCATGAAGTATGTGTGGCCACCGATCATGCAGGCCCTTAATGACCGAAAGAAGCGAGTTGCTGACGGGCTGGACGCTGCAGCTCGTGGTCAGAAAGAGCTTGAACTGGCTCAGAAAAAAGGTCTCGAAGAGCTGCGCAAAGCTCGTGTAGAGGCTCAGGAAATCATCGAGCTGGCAAACAAGCGTTCTGCCCAGATCATTGATGAAGCCAAAGATCAGGCCCGTGAAGAAGCTG contains these protein-coding regions:
- a CDS encoding F0F1 ATP synthase subunit B, with protein sequence MNINATIIGQTIAFAVFVWFCMKYVWPPIMQALNDRKKRVADGLDAAARGQKELELAQKKGLEELRKARVEAQEIIELANKRSAQIIDEAKDQAREEADRIKVSAQADIEQETNRAREALRSQVAALAVVGAERILGKNLDESANSHLVDDLVAEL